Proteins from a genomic interval of Chroococcidiopsis thermalis PCC 7203:
- a CDS encoding NAD(P)H-quinone oxidoreductase subunit N — translation MPLFTTGSKLIRDLEKHGALGVYAPLEGGFEGRYRRRLRATGYTTLNITARGLGDVSAYLTGVHGVRPPHLGKKSVGQGAAVGYVYYLPPIVSYNLEQLPPKSKGLVLWIIEGHILSNQEIEFLVNLPSLDPRVKIVIERGGERYFRWQPLRDTLAPSYQAV, via the coding sequence ATGCCACTCTTTACTACTGGTAGCAAATTAATTCGCGACTTAGAAAAGCACGGGGCGCTGGGCGTTTACGCTCCGCTAGAAGGTGGGTTTGAAGGTCGTTATCGTCGCCGCCTACGTGCTACTGGCTACACAACCCTGAATATTACTGCTAGGGGGCTAGGAGATGTATCGGCTTATCTAACTGGAGTTCATGGCGTGCGTCCGCCACATCTGGGGAAGAAGAGTGTAGGTCAAGGGGCAGCAGTGGGATATGTTTATTACCTGCCACCAATAGTCAGCTACAACTTGGAACAACTCCCACCCAAGTCTAAAGGATTAGTACTGTGGATTATTGAAGGACACATTCTCTCGAATCAAGAAATTGAATTTTTGGTCAATTTGCCTAGCCTAGATCCGCGAGTAAAAATCGTCATAGAAAGAGGAGGAGAGCGCTATTTTCGCTGGCAACCTCTCCGAGATACCCTTGCACCTAGCTACCAAGCCGTATAA
- the ldpA gene encoding circadian clock protein LdpA produces MTEIDNALRSLKEGHWFKLICGASYQHLPAVRNLSLAYTLAGADCIDVAADPSVIASAQAAIAVASTLMEEARQRGFGSRGKLPWLMVSLNDGEDPHFRKAEFNAVECPSQCDRPCERVCPAQAIVFHPPRDDYSQVVSSGVISESCYGCGRCLPVCPPQIIYTRSYVSTPGAIAPLVLATGVDAVEIHTQVGRTAEFKRLWLSIAPWIERLKLVAISCPDGDGLIEYLHSLYRLISPLKCPIIWQTDGRPMSGDIGDGTTLAAVKLGQKVLAAGLPGYVQLAGGTNSYTVAKLQAVGMLSQKSKVRSQNNDDSRIPNSEFISGVAYGSYARVLLSPILHQLEQMEVNPANERAIARLENVPELLWQAVELAYSLVSQLKSMELP; encoded by the coding sequence GTGACTGAGATTGACAACGCCTTACGCTCATTAAAGGAAGGTCACTGGTTCAAATTGATTTGCGGAGCCAGCTACCAGCATCTGCCTGCGGTAAGAAATCTTAGCTTAGCGTATACTCTGGCTGGTGCTGATTGCATTGATGTGGCAGCAGACCCATCTGTAATTGCGTCAGCGCAAGCCGCGATCGCCGTGGCAAGTACGTTAATGGAAGAAGCTCGACAGCGCGGCTTTGGCAGTCGAGGAAAGTTGCCTTGGTTGATGGTAAGCCTTAACGATGGCGAAGACCCACACTTTCGCAAAGCAGAGTTTAATGCGGTTGAGTGTCCCTCACAATGCGATCGCCCGTGCGAACGAGTTTGTCCTGCCCAAGCAATTGTGTTTCATCCCCCCAGGGACGATTATTCTCAAGTTGTCTCTTCTGGAGTTATATCGGAAAGTTGTTACGGCTGCGGGCGGTGCTTGCCTGTTTGTCCGCCGCAAATTATTTACACTCGCTCTTATGTATCGACACCAGGAGCGATCGCGCCGCTCGTACTTGCAACTGGTGTCGATGCGGTAGAAATTCATACCCAGGTAGGTAGAACAGCAGAATTTAAGCGTTTATGGTTAAGTATAGCTCCCTGGATCGAGCGCTTGAAACTTGTGGCAATTAGCTGTCCTGATGGTGATGGGTTAATAGAATATCTCCACAGCCTGTATCGTCTAATTTCTCCCCTTAAGTGTCCGATAATTTGGCAAACTGACGGGCGACCGATGAGCGGTGATATTGGCGACGGTACGACCTTAGCCGCCGTGAAATTAGGTCAAAAAGTCTTGGCAGCTGGCTTACCTGGATACGTTCAACTTGCAGGTGGAACGAACAGTTATACCGTTGCTAAGTTGCAGGCGGTGGGAATGTTAAGTCAAAAGTCAAAAGTTAGAAGTCAAAACAATGACGACTCCCGAATTCCGAATTCCGAATTCATTTCAGGAGTTGCCTATGGCAGTTATGCCCGCGTTTTGCTGTCGCCGATTTTGCACCAATTAGAACAAATGGAGGTAAATCCAGCCAATGAAAGAGCGATCGCCCGCTTGGAAAACGTACCGGAATTACTATGGCAAGCAGTAGAACTTGCCTATTCGCTGGTATCTCAACTGAAGTCTATGGAGTTGCCATAG
- a CDS encoding R3H domain-containing nucleic acid-binding protein, whose product MTKTDDLQKLLDILPLDIKNVLEQHPQRDSLIEVVMDLGRRPEARFPDRAEYLAESGISHDQIRYSIQRVGHFGGDNRAGLAQTLHRISAIRNRAGDIIGLTCRVGRAVFGTIGMIHDLVETGQSILLLGRPGVGKTTALREIARVLADDLNKRVVIIDTSNEIAGDGDVPHPAIGRARRMQVSRPEFQHQVMIEAVENHMPEVIVIDEIGTELEALAARTIAERGVQLVGTAHGNQIENLIKNPTLSDLVGGIQSVTLGDDEARRRRTQKTVLERKAPPTFEIAVEMLERQRWTIHESVADTVDALLRGRIPNPQLRTVDADGKVTIVRQSPTPLRGVGQDGFGRGYEVGNPRQEEESKLSPTMTVGGWRSTGRMIPLAAVPEPATREQEFERLLDESLARSDRFNSDLAVNAGPNGEDLPLHIYPYGVSRHQLEQAIQVLSLPVVLTKDIDSADAILALRSHVKNQSKLRHVAKARHVPIHTLKSNTIPQIIRTLRRLLDMDEPVVPDERELSLFIQNGSEDELDALEEARLAVEQIVIPKGQPVELLPRSAKVRKMQHELVEHYRLKSDSFGDEPNRRLRIYPA is encoded by the coding sequence ATGACAAAAACAGACGATCTCCAGAAGTTGTTAGATATTTTGCCACTAGACATTAAAAATGTTTTAGAGCAACACCCACAACGGGACAGCTTAATTGAAGTGGTGATGGATTTAGGTCGTCGCCCAGAAGCTCGTTTTCCCGATCGCGCCGAGTACCTTGCTGAGTCTGGCATTTCCCACGATCAAATTAGATATAGCATACAGCGCGTGGGACATTTTGGTGGTGATAATCGGGCAGGACTGGCGCAAACTCTGCACCGGATTAGTGCGATTAGGAACCGTGCTGGCGATATTATCGGTTTAACCTGTCGTGTCGGACGAGCTGTCTTTGGCACGATTGGCATGATCCACGATTTAGTAGAAACCGGACAGTCAATTCTACTATTAGGTCGTCCTGGGGTGGGTAAAACCACAGCTTTGCGAGAAATTGCCAGAGTGTTAGCCGATGACTTAAATAAGCGTGTCGTCATTATCGATACTTCAAACGAAATTGCAGGGGATGGAGATGTTCCTCATCCAGCCATTGGACGGGCGCGACGAATGCAAGTATCGCGTCCAGAATTTCAGCATCAAGTGATGATTGAGGCAGTAGAAAATCACATGCCAGAAGTCATCGTGATTGATGAAATTGGTACGGAGTTGGAAGCTCTAGCGGCTCGTACCATTGCCGAACGGGGCGTACAACTGGTAGGAACGGCGCATGGCAATCAGATTGAAAATTTGATCAAGAACCCGACTCTATCAGATTTAGTGGGTGGTATCCAGTCTGTCACTTTAGGCGATGATGAAGCCAGACGGCGGCGGACGCAGAAAACTGTTTTAGAACGTAAAGCTCCACCAACGTTTGAAATTGCCGTGGAAATGCTGGAAAGACAACGCTGGACGATCCATGAAAGCGTTGCTGATACCGTCGATGCTTTGCTGAGAGGACGCATACCAAATCCACAACTTAGAACTGTCGATGCAGATGGTAAAGTCACGATTGTACGGCAGTCACCTACGCCGCTTCGGGGAGTAGGGCAAGATGGCTTTGGGCGGGGCTACGAGGTGGGCAATCCCAGGCAAGAGGAAGAATCGAAACTATCACCCACTATGACTGTAGGTGGGTGGCGTTCGACTGGACGAATGATCCCACTCGCTGCCGTACCAGAACCAGCCACGCGAGAACAAGAGTTCGAGCGCCTGTTGGATGAATCTCTGGCTCGAAGCGATCGCTTTAACAGCGATTTGGCGGTGAATGCGGGTCCGAATGGGGAAGATTTACCCTTGCATATTTATCCCTACGGTGTGAGTCGCCACCAGTTAGAGCAAGCAATCCAAGTGCTGAGTTTACCCGTGGTACTGACGAAAGATATTGACAGTGCCGATGCAATTTTAGCTTTGCGATCGCACGTCAAAAATCAGTCTAAGTTACGTCATGTCGCTAAGGCGCGTCACGTCCCAATCCACACGCTCAAGTCAAATACGATTCCACAAATTATCCGCACGTTGCGGCGGTTGTTGGATATGGACGAGCCAGTCGTACCGGACGAACGGGAACTGAGTTTATTCATCCAAAATGGCAGCGAGGACGAACTCGATGCTTTAGAAGAGGCTCGGTTAGCAGTGGAACAAATCGTCATTCCCAAGGGACAACCCGTGGAGTTGTTACCCCGTTCGGCAAAAGTGCGGAAGATGCAGCACGAACTGGTAGAACACTATCGTCTGAAATCGGATAGTTTTGGTGACGAACCAAATCGGCGCTTGCGGATTTATCCGGCGTAA